A single window of Bombus affinis isolate iyBomAffi1 chromosome 15, iyBomAffi1.2, whole genome shotgun sequence DNA harbors:
- the LOC126924813 gene encoding uncharacterized protein LOC126924813 isoform X4, translated as MDSEADAETTAANAVDSDGSVSWEDFFGTSTDLVPQLLGMFDELARRGNGYTDHVVLPPACNIPAALQKRLSLVSHRGSIFGQFHPELSKPQPDDAMAEHPTSENTVVDIVADDVTPEKENDALQTLENSQQENRSECTVEKKSYRRESNGLTPLRYNRRCRNAARPLSGSSVASSGSSSTSSSGCSNQGNQCTINPYLASVESLADTCASSQGSGDSGVVTVSEANCRIEDDGSDQRRNSGEEDPFNPLCHRPRYCDPHRNPMERVLLEIVDTEAIYVEHLRQVIQGYLIFWRNDSASFVDQMQLSNLFSNIEDIFEFNREFLKEIEECGLDPVSVANTFIKHKSGFKVYTEYCTNYPSTVSVLTDLMSQEKTAHAFRERQAALGHALPLGSFLLKPVQRILKYHLLLENLSKEYAADCEVRENETEGSKAIEAALAAMTDIAKHINAMKRRHEHAVRVQEIQSLLYGWPGPDLTTSGELVAEGRFRMWRAKAPRHAFLFDRMLLLTKKKEDGLLVYKAHIMCSNLMLIESIPGEPLSFHVIPFDNPRLQYTLQARNLEQKREWTLQIKRVILENYNAVIPSHARQLVLQLGQMQPEDDALADRGSAKKQYSAPPEYLEKRKQEKERRRSETGLRQKFKKGGRRSETTTEDSPASPRKNQNEDSNEQGFKTSDGRGSKVKDRFTGWRRKSEPGFQSYVCFNQSDEEQKEDTGDTGSATVETECAIIEKAKHTNSPPPETKENNEQQTQAQTVEEIVGHILMQNQEFQKLLEKQRTNSIINVRQQQRFNKRISADTSDDSDSENTNYIADNSVNNRISRNRSGHRERIIKTNNTWNSLSSSRDHQPTLQLLYDNLNKTENNKSVDSNSKNKINLVQEKKALFEAFKKQSIVTESKVIKTALRIRDNSTSRNEEATQPQVTKENEIQIVESDKGTTENGECTTEVNQEVTESNKGFGNYDNLQHVWEGLQEEKSLDGNDSPTRPAVWLTKLCEGLPTSPQKCGSLPRSFQIHPNSNQNVTKSRFLQRDGKPMSERPFTIASDKPAEINLEDMERYASTCQPEGRIAKFPTSVSTSTSTFFCSLDDTLTDAYSEIHISSTTTNIHPDHKIYRANTSGSTIFKNVLSKAGNRLQGLRNTMSTETLECSEELERTKYFRSLSTGKLKFRCSDRSV; from the exons GAACAAGTACGGATCTGGTGCCCCAGCTGTTGGGGATGTTCGACGAGTTAGCTCGCCGGGGCAATGGCTACACCGACCACGTGGTACTTCCGCCTGCCTGCAACATACCAGCGGCACTACAGAAACGTTTGAGCCTGGTATCCCATCGAGGCTCCATATTCGGCCAGTTCCATCCTGAATTATCCAAACCTCAACCGGATGACGCTATGGCCGAGCATCCGACGTCAGAGAACACGGTGGTAGACATAGTCGCTGATGACGTTACGCCTGAGAAAGAGAACGACGCGTTACAAACCCTGGAGAACAGCCAACAAGAGAATAGAAGCGAGTGTACAGTAGAGAAGAAATCATATAGACGCGAAAGCAACGGTCTCACGCCACTTAGGTACAACAGACGATGCAGAAACGCTGCAAGACCGCTTTCTGGAAGCTCCGTTGCGTCCTCTGGAAGCTCGAGTACCTCCTCCAGCGGGTGCAGTAACCAGGGCAACCAGTGCACCATCAATCCTTATTTGGCGTCGGTCGAATCGCTGGCAGACACTTGCGCCAGCTCTCAAG GTTCTGGGGATAGTGGAGTGGTGACAGTTTCGGAGGCCAACTGTCGAATAGAAGATGATGGAAGTGATCAAAGAAGAAATAGCGGAGAGGAGGATCCTTTCAATCCCCTGTGCCACAGGCCGCGTTATTGCGACCCCCATCGGAATCCTATGGAAAGGGTACTTCTTGAGATAGTCGACACCGAGGCGATATACGTGGAACATCTGCGACAGGTCATCCAG gGTTACCTTATATTTTGGAGAAACGATTCGGCATCGTTTGTGGATCAAATGCAGCTGAGTAACTTATTTAGTAATATTGAGGATATTTTCGAGTTCAACAG AGAGTTCCTGAAAGAGATAGAGGAATGTGGTCTGGATCCAGTCAGTGTAGCAAACACATTCATAAAGCACAAGTCAGGATTTAAAGTGTATACAGAATATTGTACCAATTATCCAAG CACAGTTTCCGTTCTGACCGACCTCATGAGTCAAGAAAAGACTGCACACGCGTTCCGAGAAAGACAAGCAGCCCTAGGTCATGCATTACCTCTTGGATCCTTTCTTTTGAAACCTGTTCAAAGGATCCTCAAGTACCACTTACTTCTGGAG AATTTGTCAAAAGAGTATGCAGCAGATTGCGAGGTAAGAGAAAATGAGACTGAAGGTAGCAAGGCAATTGAGGCGGCACTGGCTGCTATGACTGATATTGCAAAGCACATAAATGCAATGAAACGAAGGCACGAGCACGCAGTGCGTGTTCAAGAGATCCAGTCCCTTTTGTACGGCTGGCCTGGTCCAGATTTAACGACTAGTGGGGAACTGGTAGCAGAAGGAAGATTCAGAATGTGGAGGGCCAAAGCTCCTAGGCATGCTTTCTTATTTGACCGCATGCTTTTACTCACTAAGAAAAAGGAGGATGGGCTTCTAGTCTACAAAGCTCACATTATG TGTTCGAATTTAATGCTCATTGAGAGTATACCAGGCGAACCACTTAGTTTCCACGTGATTCCTTTCGATAATCCCAGATTACAGTATACTCTTCAG gCACGAAACTTGGAACAGAAAAGAGAATGGACTTTACAGATAAAAAGGGTAATTTTGGAGAATTATAACGCGGTTATACCTTCGCATGCGAGACAATTGGTCTTGCAACTTGGCCAGATGCAACCAGAGG ACGACGCTTTGGCAGATAGAGGATCGGCGAAGAAGCAGTATTCTGCACCTCCAGAGTATCTAGAGAAACGAAAACAGGAGAAAGAAAGACGGAGATCTGAGACAGGACTTAGACAGAAATTCAAGAAAGGTGGCAGAAGGTCTGAGACTACAACTGAG GATTCTCCAGCATCGCCACGGAAAAATCAAAACGAGGATTCTAATGAACAAGGATTTAAAACTTCAGACGGACGCGGATCAAAAGTCAAG GATCGCTTTACCGGTTGGAGGAGGAAATCAGAGCCAGGTTTTCAATCTTATGTGTGCTTTAACCAGTCTGACGAAGAACAAAAAGAAGATACGGGTGATACGGGGTCTGCTACCGTTGAGACCGAATGCGCGATTATCGAGAAAGCCAAACATACGAACTCTCCACCACCTGAAACCAAAGAGAACAATGAACAGCAGACTCAAGCGCAAACAGTCGAGGAAATAGTTGGTCATATACTCATGCAAAACCAGGAATTCCAGAAGCTCCTAGAGAAGCAGCGGACGAACAGCATAATCAACGTCAGACAGCAGCAACGTTTCAATAAACGTATATCTGCTGACACGTCTGATGACAGTGACTCAGAAAATACGAACTATATTGCAGACAATTCGGTTAACAACAGGATATCGCGTAATAGATCAGGTCATCGAGAGCGAATCATTAAAACGAATAATACTTGGAACTCGTTATCTTCTTCCCGTGACCATCAACCTACGCTACAATTACTGTATGATAATTTAAACAAAactgaaaataataaatcaGTGGACAGTAATTCGAAAAATAAGATTAACCTTGTACAAGAAAAGAAAGCGTTGTTTGAAGCATTCAAGAAACAGAGTATCGTAACAGAGAGTAAAGTTATCAAGACTGCGCTTAGGATAAGAGATAATTCAACATCGAGGAACGAAGAAGCAACTCAACCACAAGTTACGAAGGAAAATGAAATTCAAATTGTAGAAAGCGACAAAGGAACGACTGAAAATGGCGAATGTACAACTGAAGTTAACCAAGAGGTTACCGAGTCTAACAAAGGTTTTGGAAACTATGATAACCTGCAACACGTGTGGGAAGGTCTGCAAGAAGAGAAAAGCTTGGATGGAAATGACAGTCCGACTCGTCCGGCAGTCTGGTTAACCAAACTATGCGAAGGGTTGCCAACATCGCCCCAAAAGTGTGGTTCTCTTCCACGTAGCTTCCAAATTCACCCTAATTCTAATCAGAACGTAACAAAGTCACGGTTCTTGCAGAGGGATGGCAAACCTATGAGCGAGAGACCATTTACCATAGCTTCAGACAAGCCAGCAGAGATTAACTTGGAGGACATGGAAAGGTACGCTTCTACATGTCAACCAGAAGGAAGAATTGCCAAATTTCCGACTTCCGTTTCAACATCCACATCAACATTCTTTTGTTCATTGGACGATACATTGACAGACGCTTATTCAGAGATTCATATATCATCCACCACCACGAACATACACCCTGATCATAAAATCTATAGGGCAAACACGAGTGGGAGCACCATATTCAAGAACGTCCTTTCTAAAGCTGGCAATCGTCTTCAAGGTCTGAGGAACACCATGAGCACAGAGACTCTAGAGTGTAGCGAAGAATTGGAGAGGACCAAGTACTTCCGTTCTTTGAGTACAG GGAAGCTCAAGTTTAGGTGCTCGGATCGCTCAGTCTGA
- the LOC126924813 gene encoding pleckstrin homology domain-containing family G member 3 isoform X5, translating to MDSEADAETTAANAVDSDGSVSWEDFFGTSTDLVPQLLGMFDELARRGNGYTDHVVLPPACNIPAALQKRLSLVSHRGSIFGQFHPELSKPQPDDAMAEHPTSENTVVDIVADDVTPEKENDALQTLENSQQENRSECTVEKKSYRRESNGLTPLRYNRRCRNAARPLSGSSVASSGSSSTSSSGCSNQGNQCTINPYLASVESLADTCASSQGSGDSGVVTVSEANCRIEDDGSDQRRNSGEEDPFNPLCHRPRYCDPHRNPMERVLLEIVDTEAIYVEHLRQVIQGYLIFWRNDSASFVDQMQLSNLFSNIEDIFEFNREFLKEIEECGLDPVSVANTFIKHKSGFKVYTEYCTNYPSTVSVLTDLMSQEKTAHAFRERQAALGHALPLGSFLLKPVQRILKYHLLLENLSKEYAADCEVRENETEGSKAIEAALAAMTDIAKHINAMKRRHEHAVRVQEIQSLLYGWPGPDLTTSGELVAEGRFRMWRAKAPRHAFLFDRMLLLTKKKEDGLLVYKAHIMCSNLMLIESIPGEPLSFHVIPFDNPRLQYTLQARNLEQKREWTLQIKRVILENYNAVIPSHARQLVLQLGQMQPEDDALADRGSAKKQYSAPPEYLEKRKQEKERRRSETGLRQKFKKGGRRSETTTEDSPASPRKNQNEDSNEQGFKTSDGRGSKVKDRFTGWRRKSEPGFQSYVCFNQSDEEQKEDTGDTGSATVETECAIIEKAKHTNSPPPETKENNEQQTQAQTVEEIVGHILMQNQEFQKLLEKQRTNSIINVRQQQRFNKRISADTSDDSDSENTNYIADNSVNNRISRNRSGHRERIIKTNNTWNSLSSSRDHQPTLQLLYDNLNKTENNKSVDSNSKNKINLVQEKKALFEAFKKQSIVTESKVIKTALRIRDNSTSRNEEATQPQVTKENEIQIVESDKGTTENGECTTEVNQEVTESNKGFGNYDNLQHVWEGLQEEKSLDGNDSPTRPAVWLTKLCEGLPTSPQKGMANL from the exons GAACAAGTACGGATCTGGTGCCCCAGCTGTTGGGGATGTTCGACGAGTTAGCTCGCCGGGGCAATGGCTACACCGACCACGTGGTACTTCCGCCTGCCTGCAACATACCAGCGGCACTACAGAAACGTTTGAGCCTGGTATCCCATCGAGGCTCCATATTCGGCCAGTTCCATCCTGAATTATCCAAACCTCAACCGGATGACGCTATGGCCGAGCATCCGACGTCAGAGAACACGGTGGTAGACATAGTCGCTGATGACGTTACGCCTGAGAAAGAGAACGACGCGTTACAAACCCTGGAGAACAGCCAACAAGAGAATAGAAGCGAGTGTACAGTAGAGAAGAAATCATATAGACGCGAAAGCAACGGTCTCACGCCACTTAGGTACAACAGACGATGCAGAAACGCTGCAAGACCGCTTTCTGGAAGCTCCGTTGCGTCCTCTGGAAGCTCGAGTACCTCCTCCAGCGGGTGCAGTAACCAGGGCAACCAGTGCACCATCAATCCTTATTTGGCGTCGGTCGAATCGCTGGCAGACACTTGCGCCAGCTCTCAAG GTTCTGGGGATAGTGGAGTGGTGACAGTTTCGGAGGCCAACTGTCGAATAGAAGATGATGGAAGTGATCAAAGAAGAAATAGCGGAGAGGAGGATCCTTTCAATCCCCTGTGCCACAGGCCGCGTTATTGCGACCCCCATCGGAATCCTATGGAAAGGGTACTTCTTGAGATAGTCGACACCGAGGCGATATACGTGGAACATCTGCGACAGGTCATCCAG gGTTACCTTATATTTTGGAGAAACGATTCGGCATCGTTTGTGGATCAAATGCAGCTGAGTAACTTATTTAGTAATATTGAGGATATTTTCGAGTTCAACAG AGAGTTCCTGAAAGAGATAGAGGAATGTGGTCTGGATCCAGTCAGTGTAGCAAACACATTCATAAAGCACAAGTCAGGATTTAAAGTGTATACAGAATATTGTACCAATTATCCAAG CACAGTTTCCGTTCTGACCGACCTCATGAGTCAAGAAAAGACTGCACACGCGTTCCGAGAAAGACAAGCAGCCCTAGGTCATGCATTACCTCTTGGATCCTTTCTTTTGAAACCTGTTCAAAGGATCCTCAAGTACCACTTACTTCTGGAG AATTTGTCAAAAGAGTATGCAGCAGATTGCGAGGTAAGAGAAAATGAGACTGAAGGTAGCAAGGCAATTGAGGCGGCACTGGCTGCTATGACTGATATTGCAAAGCACATAAATGCAATGAAACGAAGGCACGAGCACGCAGTGCGTGTTCAAGAGATCCAGTCCCTTTTGTACGGCTGGCCTGGTCCAGATTTAACGACTAGTGGGGAACTGGTAGCAGAAGGAAGATTCAGAATGTGGAGGGCCAAAGCTCCTAGGCATGCTTTCTTATTTGACCGCATGCTTTTACTCACTAAGAAAAAGGAGGATGGGCTTCTAGTCTACAAAGCTCACATTATG TGTTCGAATTTAATGCTCATTGAGAGTATACCAGGCGAACCACTTAGTTTCCACGTGATTCCTTTCGATAATCCCAGATTACAGTATACTCTTCAG gCACGAAACTTGGAACAGAAAAGAGAATGGACTTTACAGATAAAAAGGGTAATTTTGGAGAATTATAACGCGGTTATACCTTCGCATGCGAGACAATTGGTCTTGCAACTTGGCCAGATGCAACCAGAGG ACGACGCTTTGGCAGATAGAGGATCGGCGAAGAAGCAGTATTCTGCACCTCCAGAGTATCTAGAGAAACGAAAACAGGAGAAAGAAAGACGGAGATCTGAGACAGGACTTAGACAGAAATTCAAGAAAGGTGGCAGAAGGTCTGAGACTACAACTGAG GATTCTCCAGCATCGCCACGGAAAAATCAAAACGAGGATTCTAATGAACAAGGATTTAAAACTTCAGACGGACGCGGATCAAAAGTCAAG GATCGCTTTACCGGTTGGAGGAGGAAATCAGAGCCAGGTTTTCAATCTTATGTGTGCTTTAACCAGTCTGACGAAGAACAAAAAGAAGATACGGGTGATACGGGGTCTGCTACCGTTGAGACCGAATGCGCGATTATCGAGAAAGCCAAACATACGAACTCTCCACCACCTGAAACCAAAGAGAACAATGAACAGCAGACTCAAGCGCAAACAGTCGAGGAAATAGTTGGTCATATACTCATGCAAAACCAGGAATTCCAGAAGCTCCTAGAGAAGCAGCGGACGAACAGCATAATCAACGTCAGACAGCAGCAACGTTTCAATAAACGTATATCTGCTGACACGTCTGATGACAGTGACTCAGAAAATACGAACTATATTGCAGACAATTCGGTTAACAACAGGATATCGCGTAATAGATCAGGTCATCGAGAGCGAATCATTAAAACGAATAATACTTGGAACTCGTTATCTTCTTCCCGTGACCATCAACCTACGCTACAATTACTGTATGATAATTTAAACAAAactgaaaataataaatcaGTGGACAGTAATTCGAAAAATAAGATTAACCTTGTACAAGAAAAGAAAGCGTTGTTTGAAGCATTCAAGAAACAGAGTATCGTAACAGAGAGTAAAGTTATCAAGACTGCGCTTAGGATAAGAGATAATTCAACATCGAGGAACGAAGAAGCAACTCAACCACAAGTTACGAAGGAAAATGAAATTCAAATTGTAGAAAGCGACAAAGGAACGACTGAAAATGGCGAATGTACAACTGAAGTTAACCAAGAGGTTACCGAGTCTAACAAAGGTTTTGGAAACTATGATAACCTGCAACACGTGTGGGAAGGTCTGCAAGAAGAGAAAAGCTTGGATGGAAATGACAGTCCGACTCGTCCGGCAGTCTGGTTAACCAAACTATGCGAAGGGTTGCCAACATCGCCCCAAAA AGGGATGGCAAACCTATGA
- the LOC126924813 gene encoding uncharacterized protein LOC126924813 isoform X2, which translates to MFDELARRGNGYTDHVVLPPACNIPAALQKRLSLVSHRGSIFGQFHPELSKPQPDDAMAEHPTSENTVVDIVADDVTPEKENDALQTLENSQQENRSECTVEKKSYRRESNGLTPLRYNRRCRNAARPLSGSSVASSGSSSTSSSGCSNQGNQCTINPYLASVESLADTCASSQGSGDSGVVTVSEANCRIEDDGSDQRRNSGEEDPFNPLCHRPRYCDPHRNPMERVLLEIVDTEAIYVEHLRQVIQGYLIFWRNDSASFVDQMQLSNLFSNIEDIFEFNREFLKEIEECGLDPVSVANTFIKHKSGFKVYTEYCTNYPSTVSVLTDLMSQEKTAHAFRERQAALGHALPLGSFLLKPVQRILKYHLLLENLSKEYAADCEVRENETEGSKAIEAALAAMTDIAKHINAMKRRHEHAVRVQEIQSLLYGWPGPDLTTSGELVAEGRFRMWRAKAPRHAFLFDRMLLLTKKKEDGLLVYKAHIMCSNLMLIESIPGEPLSFHVIPFDNPRLQYTLQARNLEQKREWTLQIKRVILENYNAVIPSHARQLVLQLGQMQPEDDALADRGSAKKQYSAPPEYLEKRKQEKERRRSETGLRQKFKKGGRRSETTTEDSPASPRKNQNEDSNEQGFKTSDGRGSKVKDRFTGWRRKSEPGFQSYVCFNQSDEEQKEDTGDTGSATVETECAIIEKAKHTNSPPPETKENNEQQTQAQTVEEIVGHILMQNQEFQKLLEKQRTNSIINVRQQQRFNKRISADTSDDSDSENTNYIADNSVNNRISRNRSGHRERIIKTNNTWNSLSSSRDHQPTLQLLYDNLNKTENNKSVDSNSKNKINLVQEKKALFEAFKKQSIVTESKVIKTALRIRDNSTSRNEEATQPQVTKENEIQIVESDKGTTENGECTTEVNQEVTESNKGFGNYDNLQHVWEGLQEEKSLDGNDSPTRPAVWLTKLCEGLPTSPQKCGSLPRSFQIHPNSNQNVTKSRFLQRDGKPMSERPFTIASDKPAEINLEDMERYASTCQPEGRIAKFPTSVSTSTSTFFCSLDDTLTDAYSEIHISSTTTNIHPDHKIYRANTSGSTIFKNVLSKAGNRLQGLRNTMSTETLECSEELERTKYFRSLSTGKLKKKSKMKHSRESSSDVEELVGCTARGVSDLRIPSVYYKQGSSSLGARIAQSDYADPSVLFFESKRFQQANSQSQTKEEKKDDEESIENRESETDSFYERSFETIENYVDADVDDAFRDSAIFSDIEEVLVARPQSSQPPEDCPPFKNKVAPPVPAKKKTESITAVNPSGQNVATTKCKPNVAQKPDYLKVKSVFLKGQQELDCKIPVRSPVSESGTYHCSKNSLQSNCSSNSGEENDDVSAGQSQAGWVRKIVGQLQGHIET; encoded by the exons ATGTTCGACGAGTTAGCTCGCCGGGGCAATGGCTACACCGACCACGTGGTACTTCCGCCTGCCTGCAACATACCAGCGGCACTACAGAAACGTTTGAGCCTGGTATCCCATCGAGGCTCCATATTCGGCCAGTTCCATCCTGAATTATCCAAACCTCAACCGGATGACGCTATGGCCGAGCATCCGACGTCAGAGAACACGGTGGTAGACATAGTCGCTGATGACGTTACGCCTGAGAAAGAGAACGACGCGTTACAAACCCTGGAGAACAGCCAACAAGAGAATAGAAGCGAGTGTACAGTAGAGAAGAAATCATATAGACGCGAAAGCAACGGTCTCACGCCACTTAGGTACAACAGACGATGCAGAAACGCTGCAAGACCGCTTTCTGGAAGCTCCGTTGCGTCCTCTGGAAGCTCGAGTACCTCCTCCAGCGGGTGCAGTAACCAGGGCAACCAGTGCACCATCAATCCTTATTTGGCGTCGGTCGAATCGCTGGCAGACACTTGCGCCAGCTCTCAAG GTTCTGGGGATAGTGGAGTGGTGACAGTTTCGGAGGCCAACTGTCGAATAGAAGATGATGGAAGTGATCAAAGAAGAAATAGCGGAGAGGAGGATCCTTTCAATCCCCTGTGCCACAGGCCGCGTTATTGCGACCCCCATCGGAATCCTATGGAAAGGGTACTTCTTGAGATAGTCGACACCGAGGCGATATACGTGGAACATCTGCGACAGGTCATCCAG gGTTACCTTATATTTTGGAGAAACGATTCGGCATCGTTTGTGGATCAAATGCAGCTGAGTAACTTATTTAGTAATATTGAGGATATTTTCGAGTTCAACAG AGAGTTCCTGAAAGAGATAGAGGAATGTGGTCTGGATCCAGTCAGTGTAGCAAACACATTCATAAAGCACAAGTCAGGATTTAAAGTGTATACAGAATATTGTACCAATTATCCAAG CACAGTTTCCGTTCTGACCGACCTCATGAGTCAAGAAAAGACTGCACACGCGTTCCGAGAAAGACAAGCAGCCCTAGGTCATGCATTACCTCTTGGATCCTTTCTTTTGAAACCTGTTCAAAGGATCCTCAAGTACCACTTACTTCTGGAG AATTTGTCAAAAGAGTATGCAGCAGATTGCGAGGTAAGAGAAAATGAGACTGAAGGTAGCAAGGCAATTGAGGCGGCACTGGCTGCTATGACTGATATTGCAAAGCACATAAATGCAATGAAACGAAGGCACGAGCACGCAGTGCGTGTTCAAGAGATCCAGTCCCTTTTGTACGGCTGGCCTGGTCCAGATTTAACGACTAGTGGGGAACTGGTAGCAGAAGGAAGATTCAGAATGTGGAGGGCCAAAGCTCCTAGGCATGCTTTCTTATTTGACCGCATGCTTTTACTCACTAAGAAAAAGGAGGATGGGCTTCTAGTCTACAAAGCTCACATTATG TGTTCGAATTTAATGCTCATTGAGAGTATACCAGGCGAACCACTTAGTTTCCACGTGATTCCTTTCGATAATCCCAGATTACAGTATACTCTTCAG gCACGAAACTTGGAACAGAAAAGAGAATGGACTTTACAGATAAAAAGGGTAATTTTGGAGAATTATAACGCGGTTATACCTTCGCATGCGAGACAATTGGTCTTGCAACTTGGCCAGATGCAACCAGAGG ACGACGCTTTGGCAGATAGAGGATCGGCGAAGAAGCAGTATTCTGCACCTCCAGAGTATCTAGAGAAACGAAAACAGGAGAAAGAAAGACGGAGATCTGAGACAGGACTTAGACAGAAATTCAAGAAAGGTGGCAGAAGGTCTGAGACTACAACTGAG GATTCTCCAGCATCGCCACGGAAAAATCAAAACGAGGATTCTAATGAACAAGGATTTAAAACTTCAGACGGACGCGGATCAAAAGTCAAG GATCGCTTTACCGGTTGGAGGAGGAAATCAGAGCCAGGTTTTCAATCTTATGTGTGCTTTAACCAGTCTGACGAAGAACAAAAAGAAGATACGGGTGATACGGGGTCTGCTACCGTTGAGACCGAATGCGCGATTATCGAGAAAGCCAAACATACGAACTCTCCACCACCTGAAACCAAAGAGAACAATGAACAGCAGACTCAAGCGCAAACAGTCGAGGAAATAGTTGGTCATATACTCATGCAAAACCAGGAATTCCAGAAGCTCCTAGAGAAGCAGCGGACGAACAGCATAATCAACGTCAGACAGCAGCAACGTTTCAATAAACGTATATCTGCTGACACGTCTGATGACAGTGACTCAGAAAATACGAACTATATTGCAGACAATTCGGTTAACAACAGGATATCGCGTAATAGATCAGGTCATCGAGAGCGAATCATTAAAACGAATAATACTTGGAACTCGTTATCTTCTTCCCGTGACCATCAACCTACGCTACAATTACTGTATGATAATTTAAACAAAactgaaaataataaatcaGTGGACAGTAATTCGAAAAATAAGATTAACCTTGTACAAGAAAAGAAAGCGTTGTTTGAAGCATTCAAGAAACAGAGTATCGTAACAGAGAGTAAAGTTATCAAGACTGCGCTTAGGATAAGAGATAATTCAACATCGAGGAACGAAGAAGCAACTCAACCACAAGTTACGAAGGAAAATGAAATTCAAATTGTAGAAAGCGACAAAGGAACGACTGAAAATGGCGAATGTACAACTGAAGTTAACCAAGAGGTTACCGAGTCTAACAAAGGTTTTGGAAACTATGATAACCTGCAACACGTGTGGGAAGGTCTGCAAGAAGAGAAAAGCTTGGATGGAAATGACAGTCCGACTCGTCCGGCAGTCTGGTTAACCAAACTATGCGAAGGGTTGCCAACATCGCCCCAAAAGTGTGGTTCTCTTCCACGTAGCTTCCAAATTCACCCTAATTCTAATCAGAACGTAACAAAGTCACGGTTCTTGCAGAGGGATGGCAAACCTATGAGCGAGAGACCATTTACCATAGCTTCAGACAAGCCAGCAGAGATTAACTTGGAGGACATGGAAAGGTACGCTTCTACATGTCAACCAGAAGGAAGAATTGCCAAATTTCCGACTTCCGTTTCAACATCCACATCAACATTCTTTTGTTCATTGGACGATACATTGACAGACGCTTATTCAGAGATTCATATATCATCCACCACCACGAACATACACCCTGATCATAAAATCTATAGGGCAAACACGAGTGGGAGCACCATATTCAAGAACGTCCTTTCTAAAGCTGGCAATCGTCTTCAAGGTCTGAGGAACACCATGAGCACAGAGACTCTAGAGTGTAGCGAAGAATTGGAGAGGACCAAGTACTTCCGTTCTTTGAGTACAGGTAAGTTAAAGAAGAAGAGCAAAATGAAGCATTCGAGGGAATCCTCTTCGGATGTGGAAGAGCTTGTGGGATGCACAGCGAGGGGGGTTTCTGATCTGAGAATCCCTTCGGTTTATTACAAACAGGGAAGCTCAAGTTTAGGTGCTCGGATCGCTCAGTCTGACTATGCGGATCCAAGTGTACTATTTTTCGAAAGCAAACGATTTCAGCAGGCGAATAGTCAGTCACAGACTaaggaagagaagaaagatGATGAAGAAAGTATAGAGAACCGAGAAAGTGAAACGGATAGTTTCTATGAAAGATCATTCGAGACGATTGAGAACTACGTAGATGCGGATGTTGACGACGCGTTCCGGGATAGTGCAATATTTAGCGATATCGAAGAGGTTCTGGTGGCCAGGCCACAATCGAGTCAGCCTCCCGAAGATTGCCCGCCATTTAAGAACAAAGTGGCGCCACCGGTACCAGCGAAAAAGAAAACAGAGTCTATCACAGCGGTAAATCCCTCAGGACAAAATGTTGCAACGACGAAATGCAAACCTAACGTGGCTCAGAAACCCGATTATTTGAAGGTTAAGTCGGTTTTCTTAAAGGGACAGCAAGAATTGGACTGTAAAATTCCGGTGAGATCTCCTGTGTCTGAAAGTGGAACATATCATTGTTCTAAGAACAGTTTGCAGAGCAATTGCTCGTCAAACAGTGGTGAAGAGAACGACGATGTGTCGGCGGGACAGAGCCAAGCAGGTTGGGTAAGGAAGATAGTGGGTCAGTTGCAGGGTCACATTGAAACGTAA